In a single window of the Terriglobales bacterium genome:
- a CDS encoding four helix bundle protein, which translates to MKLKSYRELIAWQKAMALVTDVYRHTQDFPGKEMYGLTSQIRRSAVSVPSNIAEGQGRRSTGEFQQFLGHAKGSLFELETQILIARNLNYLSEKGSSEPLASAGEVGRILNGLVDSLAA; encoded by the coding sequence ATGAAATTGAAATCATATCGAGAGTTGATAGCCTGGCAGAAGGCGATGGCCCTTGTGACCGACGTGTACCGGCATACTCAGGACTTTCCAGGGAAAGAGATGTACGGCCTCACCAGCCAGATTCGCAGATCCGCGGTATCGGTGCCGAGCAACATCGCTGAAGGTCAGGGACGTCGGTCGACGGGCGAGTTCCAGCAGTTCTTGGGTCATGCGAAGGGCTCGTTATTCGAGCTCGAGACGCAGATCCTTATCGCTCGCAATCTCAATTATCTGAGCGAGAAGGGAAGTTCCGAACCCTTGGCTTCAGCGGGAGAAGTCGGTCGCATCTTGAACGGCTTGGTCGATTCTCTAGCAGCATGA